A section of the Microbacterium forte genome encodes:
- a CDS encoding plasmid recombination protein has product MSFTITFDASLKVKRGPHAKNLFRHIARDVDQAADHYFPQRNVNIVPARTPLNVTRVNDGAGGFRWPVTIDGRPPSDEFDDYLKHRLRSVHRPLRRDAVLMRPIVLQLDPTWFATQNSDWRENHLSAEARRYMAAAMDWVCAEFGQPNVVGWSLHLDEYHPQIQVLMTPVTQDGRLSQMEFFKGPHDLKRQHSALRAAVAASGYDVEHRVTERSREHLSSSDFQARADRLRAGAMKLDLDIAETEAIAMRLRSRVSAVDNREAELAAREREAAAAREALQQALLRAREAEQSARRAQANAVRALDDADSERARLEQASARLESLPPYFERWLDRTTSKDGTPLRERFERDRAKMRRQAGAPIYNDTMTPTKPHPGVEY; this is encoded by the coding sequence ATGAGCTTCACGATAACTTTCGACGCCTCCCTCAAGGTAAAGCGCGGACCTCACGCGAAGAATCTCTTCCGCCATATTGCGCGCGACGTCGACCAAGCGGCCGATCACTATTTCCCTCAACGGAACGTGAACATCGTGCCGGCACGGACTCCTTTGAACGTAACGAGGGTCAACGACGGGGCGGGGGGTTTCCGCTGGCCAGTGACCATCGACGGGCGTCCGCCTTCGGACGAGTTCGACGACTATCTGAAGCACCGGCTCAGGTCTGTACACAGGCCGTTGCGACGAGACGCGGTTCTCATGAGGCCGATTGTGTTGCAACTGGACCCGACCTGGTTCGCAACGCAAAACTCCGATTGGCGCGAGAATCACCTGAGTGCTGAAGCGCGTCGCTACATGGCCGCCGCTATGGACTGGGTGTGCGCTGAGTTCGGTCAGCCGAACGTCGTCGGGTGGTCGCTTCATTTGGATGAGTATCACCCCCAGATCCAGGTACTGATGACTCCGGTGACACAGGACGGCCGCCTCTCTCAGATGGAGTTCTTCAAGGGGCCACACGACCTGAAGCGTCAGCACAGCGCGCTGCGCGCGGCAGTGGCGGCGAGCGGCTATGACGTGGAGCATCGGGTCACCGAACGCTCGAGGGAACACCTCAGCAGTAGCGACTTCCAAGCTCGGGCGGATCGACTGCGGGCCGGCGCGATGAAGCTTGATCTTGATATCGCGGAGACCGAGGCGATCGCGATGCGACTGAGGTCACGCGTCTCAGCCGTCGACAACCGCGAAGCCGAGCTCGCTGCTAGGGAACGCGAGGCGGCGGCGGCGAGAGAAGCTCTGCAACAAGCGCTCCTACGTGCTCGCGAGGCCGAGCAGAGCGCTCGACGAGCGCAGGCGAACGCGGTTCGCGCGCTGGATGATGCCGACTCCGAGCGGGCGCGTCTCGAGCAAGCCAGCGCCCGCCTCGAGTCCCTGCCGCCGTACTTCGAGCGGTGGCTCGACCGCACAACCTCGAAGGATGGAACGCCCCTTCGCGAGCGATTCGAGAGGGATAGAGCAAAAATGCGACGCCAAGCCGGCGCTCCCATCTACAACGACACGATGACACCCACGAAGCCCCACCCAGGGGTCGAGTACTGA
- a CDS encoding SIR2 family protein — protein sequence MDSWVEEAGESIIVLLGAGASAPQLPVSTELTDLVVGHLDTVYPVNDESNIGRTWHEVRRRLAGVTNIEEYFAAIDALSKRDTAISRFWVDEWAEFPSMSTDPAQPPTVQYAAVLLAHQVRITVMEILTARSGTADVSYLRPLVSAPLQGIISTNYDLLIERAADASGVQYSTGAALWDGGIRWFNERHPEGALRLLKVHGSLNWRTSHEIIGSPLPILGIDEYSIGQRAPADVFAMDVSIFGLGNKLRSDRAYPALVREIDEVLVGAKLLVAIGSSFSDVHVTEPIRRWAALNPGARIIIVDPYRTHSLRPHTPLGELQQGLWDGSGFGDEPGMVNHDRINRMRFVLETASEGIAELFG from the coding sequence ATGGACTCATGGGTCGAAGAAGCTGGAGAGTCCATCATTGTCCTGCTGGGGGCTGGCGCCTCCGCTCCTCAACTCCCCGTCTCAACGGAACTAACAGACCTTGTCGTCGGCCACCTCGACACTGTCTACCCAGTGAACGACGAGTCGAACATCGGTCGCACGTGGCACGAGGTTCGCCGTCGGTTGGCTGGGGTCACCAACATCGAGGAGTACTTCGCCGCCATCGATGCCCTCTCCAAGCGCGATACGGCTATCTCGAGATTCTGGGTCGACGAATGGGCCGAGTTCCCATCGATGTCCACCGACCCGGCTCAGCCGCCGACTGTCCAGTACGCAGCCGTGCTCCTTGCTCACCAGGTTCGAATCACCGTCATGGAGATCCTCACCGCCCGTTCTGGTACAGCTGATGTGTCATACCTTCGTCCCCTCGTCTCAGCGCCTCTGCAGGGCATCATTTCGACGAACTACGACCTTTTGATCGAGCGCGCCGCCGACGCTTCCGGGGTGCAGTACTCGACGGGAGCTGCACTGTGGGACGGCGGCATCCGGTGGTTCAATGAACGGCACCCTGAGGGGGCGCTGAGGCTCCTGAAGGTACACGGGTCCCTCAACTGGCGAACCTCCCATGAGATCATCGGAAGCCCGCTCCCGATCCTCGGCATCGATGAATACTCCATCGGGCAACGGGCGCCGGCCGACGTTTTCGCTATGGACGTCTCCATCTTTGGCCTCGGCAACAAGCTGAGGTCAGACCGTGCATATCCAGCGCTGGTGCGTGAGATCGATGAGGTTCTCGTGGGTGCGAAGCTGCTGGTGGCGATCGGATCCTCATTCTCCGACGTCCACGTCACAGAGCCGATCAGGCGCTGGGCGGCGCTGAACCCCGGGGCGAGGATCATCATCGTCGATCCGTACCGCACGCACTCGCTCCGACCTCATACCCCGCTTGGCGAGTTGCAGCAGGGCCTGTGGGATGGGTCCGGATTCGGGGACGAGCCGGGAATGGTCAATCACGATCGGATCAACCGAATGCGCTTTGTTCTCGAGACCGCCTCAGAAGGCATCGCTGAGCTGTTCGGCTGA
- a CDS encoding GNAT family N-acetyltransferase gives MSTQQNSGESEGSESAAHTAEDRFLQDGLADLRRDSLRDVDLPSVDAEFEMVVHRDDVRRHYVASLEEFEVATIEFKQMGNRVVILSTTVVPEFRGRGIAVELIAYALDDVRDRGLLVTIYCPLVSAYINQNPEYGDLVDARHPGHTPSDHLLTRRITS, from the coding sequence ATGAGCACGCAACAGAACAGCGGCGAGAGCGAAGGCTCCGAATCCGCAGCCCACACAGCCGAAGACAGGTTCCTTCAGGACGGCCTGGCGGACCTTCGCAGGGACAGTCTTCGCGACGTCGACCTGCCCTCCGTGGACGCGGAGTTCGAGATGGTCGTGCACCGCGACGACGTTCGACGTCACTACGTGGCCAGCCTCGAGGAGTTCGAGGTGGCGACGATCGAGTTCAAACAGATGGGTAACCGGGTCGTAATCCTCTCAACGACGGTTGTTCCGGAGTTCCGAGGGCGAGGCATCGCTGTAGAGCTCATCGCTTACGCCCTTGACGACGTGCGCGATCGCGGTCTGCTCGTCACCATTTACTGCCCCCTGGTTTCGGCCTACATCAACCAGAATCCGGAGTATGGGGACCTGGTCGACGCGAGACATCCGGGACATACACCCAGCGACCACCTCCTCACTCGAAGGATCACATCATGA
- the qcrB gene encoding cytochrome bc1 complex cytochrome b subunit → MASTLILGNGDMAGAIGGFLSRASVSPAGKRGSTITAKCTSTPHPNLAMVYLIENRGPMNFSSEHHGSLTDRLSATMRESAAGRRLREALTDLRGRSAPLHWSNLFGVVSMACLVILFVTGVFLMFGYDASSAPVTYAGSYPPLVGIEMSAAYASTLYLSFEVPGGLLMRQAHHWAGLLLPAAIILQILVNFFTGAFRRPRRGSWVLLFLVFAMALASGWSGYALPDDLLSGTGLRIAEGIALGIPFVGTALSNLVFSGAFPGRIIENLYPLHVFVFPAVLVLFLILRIRSGYRHGAPQFAGPGRSEQNIVGIPFFPQMAMRVGGLFLVVSGLIMAISATVTIAPIWLYGPSSPGDASAGSQPDWYTGFLDGALRLVPPGWEVEWLGRTWTLAVLVPLTVVALFLLLVVSYPFLEEWITGDNRNHHLLDRPRNAPGRTAIGVAAIVFYGALWGAASADLLATVFAIGLEQTIQFFQVTVLLGPMIAFVLTRRIAIGLQRKDRHLMLHGFETGRIVRLPGGEYVEVHSPLTPEERSRLNYENARLGPGMKPGGGRAAPTPLLRAALWRLLFEERLEPQEKIKTAEKSPSTADRQHDLDQ, encoded by the coding sequence ATGGCATCGACCCTGATTCTCGGCAACGGCGATATGGCAGGCGCGATCGGCGGATTCCTATCGCGCGCATCTGTAAGCCCAGCAGGGAAACGCGGTTCGACTATCACGGCGAAATGCACTTCCACGCCACATCCAAATCTCGCGATGGTCTATCTGATAGAGAACCGAGGGCCCATGAACTTCTCGAGCGAACACCACGGCTCCCTGACTGATCGACTCTCGGCAACGATGCGCGAGAGCGCAGCCGGACGCCGTCTTCGCGAGGCCCTCACCGATCTCCGGGGTAGATCGGCACCGCTGCATTGGTCGAACCTATTCGGGGTGGTGTCGATGGCCTGCCTCGTCATCCTCTTCGTGACCGGTGTGTTCCTCATGTTCGGGTACGACGCGTCCAGCGCTCCCGTGACGTATGCGGGGAGCTACCCACCCCTCGTCGGCATAGAGATGTCCGCGGCCTATGCCTCAACGCTCTACCTGTCGTTCGAAGTGCCCGGAGGGCTGTTGATGCGCCAGGCCCATCATTGGGCTGGCCTCCTGCTCCCCGCCGCGATCATCCTGCAGATCCTCGTGAACTTTTTCACCGGTGCCTTCCGTCGTCCGCGACGAGGGAGCTGGGTGCTGCTCTTCCTGGTCTTCGCGATGGCTCTCGCCTCGGGATGGAGTGGCTACGCGCTACCTGACGACCTTCTCTCCGGCACGGGATTGCGCATAGCGGAAGGGATCGCGCTCGGCATCCCGTTCGTCGGAACCGCGCTATCGAACTTAGTGTTCAGCGGTGCCTTCCCCGGTCGGATCATTGAGAACCTTTACCCCCTGCATGTCTTCGTCTTCCCGGCCGTGCTCGTCCTGTTCTTGATCCTTCGCATCCGCTCTGGCTACCGTCATGGTGCCCCGCAGTTCGCAGGCCCCGGCCGCTCGGAGCAGAATATCGTCGGGATCCCTTTTTTCCCTCAGATGGCGATGCGCGTCGGAGGACTGTTCCTCGTCGTTAGCGGACTCATCATGGCGATTTCCGCAACAGTCACGATCGCTCCCATCTGGTTGTACGGGCCTTCGTCTCCGGGGGACGCATCGGCAGGTAGCCAACCGGACTGGTACACCGGCTTCCTAGACGGGGCCTTGCGACTCGTGCCGCCCGGGTGGGAGGTCGAGTGGCTGGGCCGCACGTGGACATTGGCGGTGCTCGTTCCGCTAACCGTCGTGGCGCTCTTTCTCTTGCTCGTCGTATCGTACCCATTCCTCGAAGAATGGATCACCGGCGACAACCGGAACCACCATCTTCTCGATCGGCCGAGGAACGCGCCGGGCCGCACTGCCATAGGCGTCGCGGCGATTGTTTTCTACGGAGCCCTCTGGGGGGCCGCCAGTGCCGATCTGCTCGCCACAGTATTCGCTATCGGCCTCGAACAGACCATCCAGTTTTTTCAGGTAACGGTCCTCCTAGGGCCCATGATCGCATTTGTGCTCACGCGCCGGATCGCGATTGGTCTGCAGCGCAAGGATCGACACCTAATGCTCCACGGATTCGAGACTGGACGGATCGTGCGGTTACCGGGTGGGGAGTACGTCGAAGTGCACTCACCACTGACACCCGAGGAACGGTCGCGACTGAACTATGAAAACGCCCGCCTTGGTCCGGGCATGAAGCCCGGAGGCGGACGCGCCGCGCCCACCCCACTGCTTCGCGCCGCGCTCTGGCGCCTGTTGTTCGAGGAGCGCCTGGAGCCTCAAGAGAAAATCAAGACTGCCGAGAAGTCCCCCTCGACAGCGGACCGACAACATGACCTCGACCAGTAA
- a CDS encoding DprA-like winged helix domain-containing protein, which produces MALSLLAFNAQLLAGTVLRDTNVDRTGCFSRNCHSQRISVDTPAGHAAALGRPLGAVPGPVTSASSAGCHRLLREYDARCVTTTAEIRELWGDGPPGTSPGRGTDPDQSRVLDAMSSRDARAAAELSRRSGLAPERVNALLGLLELEGAVRRVEGGWQRARVSERRG; this is translated from the coding sequence GTGGCACTCTCGCTCCTGGCGTTCAACGCCCAGCTCCTCGCCGGTACGGTCTTGAGAGATACGAACGTAGATCGCACAGGTTGCTTCAGCAGAAATTGCCACAGTCAGAGGATATCCGTAGACACCCCTGCAGGGCACGCAGCTGCACTGGGTCGACCGCTCGGCGCCGTGCCCGGGCCGGTGACATCCGCTTCGTCAGCCGGCTGTCATCGGCTCCTGCGCGAGTACGACGCGCGGTGCGTCACCACGACTGCCGAGATACGCGAGCTCTGGGGCGACGGGCCGCCGGGTACGTCACCCGGTCGAGGCACGGATCCCGACCAGTCTCGCGTGCTCGATGCCATGAGCAGCCGCGATGCGCGAGCCGCTGCCGAGCTGTCTCGACGGTCGGGGCTCGCGCCTGAGCGAGTCAATGCCCTGCTCGGGCTGCTCGAGCTCGAGGGTGCGGTGCGACGAGTCGAAGGGGGGTGGCAGAGGGCGCGGGTCAGCGAGCGGCGCGGCTGA
- a CDS encoding tyrosine-type recombinase/integrase yields the protein MEFAAAAHAFADHLAQVRRLSPATVRAYRSDLRDLAETVGELEVDQVTLETLRDWLWRATQRGDARSTLARRAAAARSFFSWAHEQQLVDHDPSLRLVAPKRGRTLPTIASQDAMTTLLDAQRRAAGAGDPLVLRDHAILEVLYGAGIRVSELCGLDVDDLDLDRGTARVLGKGSKERVVPFGVPARDAAGAYLTRGRPALAARTARPTPALFLGSRGARIGPRAVYSLVAEVLAPFVGEETVGPHALRHTAATHLLDGGADLRAVQEILGHASLGTTQIYTHVSAERLTATYRLAHPRA from the coding sequence ATGGAGTTCGCGGCGGCCGCACATGCCTTCGCCGACCACCTTGCTCAGGTGCGTCGGCTGTCTCCCGCCACCGTGCGCGCTTACCGATCAGACCTACGGGACCTCGCGGAGACCGTCGGTGAACTCGAGGTCGACCAGGTCACGCTGGAGACTCTCCGAGACTGGCTCTGGCGGGCGACTCAGCGTGGGGATGCGCGGTCGACGCTCGCGCGGCGAGCAGCGGCGGCGCGCTCCTTCTTCAGCTGGGCGCACGAGCAGCAGCTCGTCGATCACGATCCGAGCCTGCGCCTGGTCGCTCCCAAGCGGGGGCGAACCCTCCCCACCATCGCTTCTCAGGATGCGATGACGACCCTGCTCGATGCGCAACGCCGAGCCGCCGGCGCCGGTGATCCGCTAGTTCTCCGAGACCACGCGATCCTCGAAGTGCTCTACGGCGCCGGGATCCGCGTCTCCGAGCTGTGCGGCCTCGATGTCGACGACCTCGATCTCGATCGAGGCACCGCGCGCGTTCTGGGAAAGGGTTCGAAGGAGAGAGTGGTGCCCTTCGGGGTCCCCGCCCGCGATGCCGCCGGCGCGTACCTGACCAGAGGGCGTCCCGCACTCGCCGCCCGCACAGCGCGGCCGACTCCCGCTCTGTTCCTCGGCAGTCGTGGTGCGCGGATCGGACCGCGCGCGGTGTATTCACTCGTCGCCGAGGTGCTCGCGCCCTTCGTCGGCGAAGAGACTGTCGGACCGCATGCGCTCAGGCACACCGCAGCGACTCATCTCCTGGACGGCGGAGCAGACCTGCGCGCGGTCCAGGAGATCCTGGGTCATGCCAGCCTCGGCACGACCCAGATCTACACTCACGTCTCCGCTGAGCGTCTCACTGCGACGTACCGTCTCGCACACCCCCGGGCGTGA
- a CDS encoding ABC transporter permease, protein MTNILAQQATVLIVAVPFTLLMIAGSFDISLSAVYVAAPIVGIQLQIATGSIWLAVIGGIAFGIVCGVVNAIVVVRFNINSFIATLATSFIIFGVGYLVSGQSIVVPTDPDFRGLAMTRILGLTSATWFALLAVAVFWVLLARTRYGRYVYATGANPEAARLSGVRAGWIVASTFLLAGGAAGFAGVLNASRSASAQASDDFTFAFGVIAAVVVGGTSIAGGSGAVWRTVVGVVFIALLNNGFNLNQVDPIIQRIILGCVILLAVGIDAVTRRGKAG, encoded by the coding sequence TTGACGAACATTCTCGCCCAGCAGGCGACGGTGCTCATCGTGGCCGTGCCTTTCACTCTGCTCATGATCGCCGGCAGCTTCGACATCAGCCTTTCCGCCGTCTACGTCGCAGCACCTATCGTTGGCATCCAGCTTCAGATCGCCACGGGGTCAATTTGGCTCGCCGTCATCGGCGGCATCGCATTCGGAATCGTCTGCGGTGTGGTGAACGCGATCGTCGTCGTCCGGTTCAACATCAACTCCTTCATCGCCACGCTCGCGACTTCCTTCATCATCTTCGGTGTCGGATACCTTGTCAGCGGACAGTCGATTGTCGTCCCGACAGACCCTGACTTCCGCGGGCTGGCAATGACCCGCATCCTCGGGCTCACCTCCGCGACGTGGTTCGCGCTCCTGGCGGTGGCGGTCTTCTGGGTGCTTCTGGCTCGCACTCGATACGGGCGATACGTCTACGCCACTGGTGCCAACCCCGAGGCGGCACGGCTCTCTGGGGTGAGGGCAGGGTGGATCGTCGCATCGACCTTCCTGCTCGCCGGAGGAGCGGCAGGGTTCGCCGGGGTACTCAACGCGTCTCGAAGCGCGAGCGCGCAGGCGTCCGATGACTTCACCTTCGCGTTCGGCGTGATCGCTGCCGTCGTCGTTGGTGGCACGTCAATCGCAGGCGGATCGGGTGCCGTGTGGCGAACCGTTGTGGGCGTCGTGTTTATCGCGCTCCTCAATAACGGGTTCAACCTGAACCAGGTGGATCCGATCATCCAGCGCATCATCCTCGGCTGTGTGATTCTCCTCGCAGTCGGAATCGACGCTGTGACTCGACGCGGAAAGGCCGGATAA
- a CDS encoding murein hydrolase activator EnvC family protein: MSTRRRRTIVLLLLIVIALAPPTAPRARASSSSSAGAAHPLWRWPIDAPRSVAAPYRAPAHAFGAGHRGIDLASAQGVIVRAPADGAIAFRGTVVDRPLITIAHPGGYVSTFEPVSSTLAPGDLVSAGDEIGTVAAGGHTMLGALHLGVRLDGAYINPMLLFGPVPRAVLLPCCDAP; this comes from the coding sequence ATGAGCACCCGCAGACGCCGGACGATCGTTCTCCTCCTGCTGATCGTCATCGCTCTCGCACCGCCCACCGCGCCGAGGGCGAGAGCGTCATCGTCATCCTCAGCCGGCGCTGCGCATCCACTCTGGAGATGGCCGATCGATGCACCCCGCTCGGTCGCAGCGCCGTATCGCGCTCCGGCACACGCGTTCGGCGCCGGCCACCGAGGCATCGATCTCGCGAGCGCGCAGGGAGTGATCGTCCGCGCACCCGCCGATGGGGCGATCGCATTCCGTGGGACAGTCGTCGACCGGCCCCTGATCACGATCGCGCATCCCGGCGGGTATGTGTCGACGTTCGAGCCGGTCTCCTCCACACTCGCCCCCGGCGATCTCGTCTCGGCCGGCGACGAGATCGGCACGGTCGCGGCCGGCGGTCACACGATGCTCGGCGCACTGCATCTCGGAGTTCGGCTGGACGGTGCGTACATCAACCCGATGCTGCTCTTCGGGCCGGTGCCTCGAGCGGTGCTGCTTCCCTGCTGCGACGCGCCGTGA
- a CDS encoding helix-turn-helix domain-containing protein gives MNRPAANPHCRADSPSVSSANNTLHAKGVGGFVEIHCRTGARDPVFVMAVAILSFVFSRPETARVDRELLRVPHYGLRVSPYKAAILATLGTVTSREGEADAEWQDFVLKLSVQLRRLRLEVGLSQEEVAHRAGLSRFIYRQYESGESRRGTAANPALRSILAIAQVLQVSVDDLLPKPVPDLRSR, from the coding sequence ATGAACAGGCCGGCCGCCAACCCCCACTGCCGGGCTGACTCACCTTCGGTGAGCTCCGCGAACAACACGCTCCATGCCAAAGGGGTGGGGGGCTTCGTCGAGATCCACTGTCGGACAGGTGCTCGGGACCCTGTGTTCGTCATGGCGGTCGCCATCCTCTCATTCGTTTTCAGCCGGCCCGAAACTGCTCGTGTTGATCGCGAGTTGCTACGCGTCCCACACTATGGCTTACGCGTAAGCCCATACAAGGCTGCCATCCTCGCAACGCTTGGAACCGTGACCAGTCGTGAGGGTGAGGCAGACGCCGAGTGGCAGGACTTCGTCCTCAAGCTCTCGGTGCAACTTCGCCGTCTCCGCCTCGAGGTCGGGCTGAGTCAGGAGGAAGTAGCTCACCGTGCTGGGCTCAGTCGCTTTATCTATCGCCAGTACGAGAGTGGAGAATCGCGTCGCGGCACCGCCGCCAACCCCGCGCTTCGGTCCATCCTTGCGATCGCTCAAGTGCTACAGGTCTCTGTTGACGATCTCCTGCCGAAGCCCGTACCTGATCTTCGGAGCCGGTAG
- a CDS encoding Glu/Leu/Phe/Val dehydrogenase family protein, with translation MHSEAQTEKWDEALTWGGETTVARFDPETGAHFFVRIDSTRLGPAAGGTRAVVYTNPADALIDAGRLAGAMTLKMAVAGLPMGGGKSVIALPAPRQSLPKSTWKRILRLHAENIERLHGAYWTGPDVNTDSTDMAELHKYTTHVFGRSVAEGGSGSSAGNTARGVFAAILATALKLGHSSLKERRVIVQGLGAVGGDLARRLLEAGASVSVADVDEGRLAHAQQLGASLLQTTEVFTTECEIFVPCAMGGVIDAEVAATLPVAAVAGAANNILASDEAGRILHERGILFAPDFVANAGGALHLVGREVLGWSPVEVEARVDSIGDTIDEIFDISRGRGITSTEAALELARTKVHEPS, from the coding sequence ATGCATAGCGAAGCACAAACAGAGAAGTGGGACGAGGCACTCACATGGGGCGGCGAGACGACAGTCGCGCGATTTGACCCGGAGACGGGCGCGCACTTCTTCGTCCGGATCGACTCGACCCGACTCGGACCGGCCGCCGGCGGCACGCGTGCTGTCGTGTACACGAACCCCGCGGATGCTTTGATTGACGCTGGCCGGCTGGCAGGAGCAATGACCCTGAAGATGGCCGTGGCGGGACTACCCATGGGCGGAGGAAAGTCTGTCATCGCGCTACCCGCGCCTCGTCAATCGCTGCCGAAGTCGACCTGGAAACGTATTCTTCGGCTGCATGCCGAGAATATCGAGCGCCTCCACGGGGCTTACTGGACGGGTCCAGACGTCAATACCGACTCGACTGACATGGCCGAGCTCCACAAATACACCACACATGTCTTCGGCCGATCGGTCGCCGAGGGCGGGTCCGGGTCGAGCGCTGGGAACACCGCCCGCGGCGTTTTCGCTGCCATCCTCGCGACTGCCTTGAAGCTCGGACACTCGAGCCTCAAGGAGCGGCGGGTGATCGTTCAAGGACTGGGCGCCGTCGGGGGAGACTTGGCGCGCCGACTGCTGGAGGCTGGAGCGTCAGTCTCCGTAGCCGATGTCGATGAGGGTCGACTCGCTCACGCGCAACAGCTCGGGGCTTCCCTCCTTCAAACGACTGAGGTGTTCACTACCGAGTGCGAAATATTCGTTCCGTGCGCCATGGGCGGCGTGATCGACGCAGAGGTCGCAGCCACTCTGCCCGTTGCAGCGGTCGCTGGCGCGGCCAACAACATCCTCGCCTCTGATGAAGCAGGACGCATCCTTCACGAACGGGGCATACTTTTCGCGCCGGATTTCGTAGCAAACGCCGGAGGCGCGCTGCACCTGGTCGGACGGGAGGTTCTGGGGTGGAGTCCCGTCGAGGTAGAAGCGCGCGTCGACAGCATCGGCGACACAATCGACGAGATCTTCGACATCAGTCGAGGACGAGGAATCACATCCACCGAAGCCGCCCTAGAACTCGCGCGAACCAAAGTGCACGAGCCAAGCTGA
- a CDS encoding recombinase family protein, whose product MAISAEATCAIYVRISQDRTGEELGVERQERECHELAARLGLQVGRVYVDNDISATSGARRPAFEEMLMDHPRAIIAWHQDRLLRLTSDLEKVIRLEIPVHMVTAGSLDLSTPSGRAVARTVAAWSQFETEQKALRQKASNRQAAANGYWQFSLRPFGYERVNGDIVVVDTESNLVRDGYRCVLRGDSYRSIARRWNRLIERWDTPGLRPVMGGKWASSRVQRLLENSHYAGIVTYQGESVELAPGKSPQWTPLVTEETWRAFRDLKLARKTKRSWAVSPKHLLSGLLECGVCGGTLYSHAQDQTTRKGAADAGKARLPVLDAAGARIKHTTYVCVDKHCVSIRAEYVDALVGEVIALKLSDPRVVQALRTTEDSAPLEAEIADLHKRRDDLTDMIGDGLIPRERAREKLNEIAERLQSALSRMERLRSDSPITDLMLSNSIPERWSALPVLARRRAIVRLGLKLTINPADRGRRATDPSTGKVYSERAWAMRRVAWRWSE is encoded by the coding sequence GTGGCAATTTCTGCTGAAGCAACCTGTGCGATCTACGTTCGTATCTCTCAAGACCGTACCGGCGAGGAGCTGGGCGTTGAACGCCAGGAGCGAGAGTGCCACGAACTGGCTGCACGCCTTGGCCTCCAGGTCGGGCGCGTATACGTCGACAACGACATCAGCGCGACGAGCGGAGCACGGCGGCCGGCATTCGAAGAGATGCTTATGGACCATCCGAGGGCGATTATCGCCTGGCATCAGGACCGCTTGCTGCGCCTAACAAGCGACCTCGAGAAGGTCATCCGTCTCGAGATTCCAGTTCACATGGTGACAGCGGGGTCACTGGATCTGAGCACTCCGTCCGGACGAGCCGTTGCGCGCACGGTTGCTGCGTGGTCTCAGTTCGAGACCGAGCAGAAAGCGCTGCGTCAGAAAGCATCCAACCGACAGGCTGCTGCCAACGGCTACTGGCAGTTCAGCTTGCGTCCCTTCGGGTACGAGCGCGTCAACGGAGACATCGTCGTGGTGGACACAGAGTCAAACCTGGTCCGCGACGGGTACCGATGCGTGCTTCGCGGCGATAGTTACCGCTCGATCGCAAGGAGGTGGAACCGACTTATCGAGCGCTGGGATACCCCCGGTCTCAGACCCGTCATGGGTGGCAAGTGGGCAAGTTCAAGAGTCCAAAGACTGCTGGAGAACTCTCACTACGCCGGCATCGTGACGTATCAAGGGGAATCAGTCGAGCTAGCACCCGGGAAGTCCCCTCAGTGGACACCGCTCGTCACTGAAGAAACGTGGCGAGCGTTCAGGGACTTGAAACTGGCCAGGAAGACGAAGCGCTCGTGGGCGGTGTCGCCGAAGCACCTGCTCTCGGGGCTTCTCGAATGCGGGGTGTGCGGTGGCACCCTGTACTCACATGCCCAGGATCAGACCACGCGAAAGGGCGCAGCCGACGCCGGGAAGGCACGTCTTCCTGTTCTCGATGCCGCAGGCGCGCGCATCAAGCACACCACCTACGTCTGCGTCGACAAACACTGCGTGTCGATCCGAGCGGAGTACGTTGACGCTCTTGTCGGTGAGGTTATAGCTCTCAAACTCTCGGACCCACGCGTAGTTCAGGCCTTGCGAACAACCGAAGATAGTGCTCCCCTCGAGGCCGAGATCGCGGACCTGCATAAGCGGCGCGATGATCTCACGGACATGATCGGTGACGGACTCATCCCTCGGGAGCGCGCGCGAGAGAAACTGAACGAGATTGCGGAGCGCTTGCAGAGTGCGTTGTCTCGAATGGAACGTCTTCGATCCGATTCGCCCATTACTGACCTCATGCTTTCCAACTCGATCCCCGAGCGATGGTCGGCACTGCCTGTGCTTGCGCGAAGGAGAGCGATCGTTCGACTCGGTCTCAAGCTGACTATCAATCCCGCCGACCGAGGAAGGCGTGCGACCGATCCATCGACCGGCAAGGTGTACAGCGAACGCGCCTGGGCGATGCGTCGCGTCGCCTGGCGATGGTCGGAGTAG